From Amaranthus tricolor cultivar Red isolate AtriRed21 chromosome 4, ASM2621246v1, whole genome shotgun sequence:
CACTGAAGTGTCCCGCATTGTCCCGATATTATACCTGAACACTTAAGAAGACCACAGCATCTTGCTTTGAAAGCCCCACATTCACCATGTTCAGTGCATTTTGAGTTTGGATCTCTTATTGCCAACAAAAGTCAATCCACAATCAGCAAGACCGTCTCATCGTGAAATGGGCCCATACAAGCAGTTTAAAGTTAAACTTATAAATgagttaactaaataaaaacagtattttttattaaattttaagaaaattaaaattggatCAATTCATATTAAGCCGTCTCACGATGAAATggtcttaataaagaaaataaaatccaCTATTAACATTAAACATACGTAGGCATGGCAAAAATGCGCCGGCTTGTAGTGTATGCCCTTTTCTTTAACCATACTCATCATTTAATTTATGAGATTTATAATGATAGAAAAAGAACActcacaaaaaattaaaaagtatttatatgaaaaattagCTAAAATTTAATGACTTAAAGTCTACTTAAATTTTGTGTATGTCCATTGTGCatactatattataattattgcaattatacatgtttaaaatcaataaacattGCAATTAAGACAAGAGTTATGACCTAGCTTAATGATTAACAATTCTATCTACCATACAAAAAGTTTGAGTTCAAATCCTTTTAAtgacaaattaattattttttagtggGCCTTGAGTCTAGGCCGGACTTTCCTTTGTCCAGGCCGGCCCTGTAGCCGGGCGCCTCAAATCCATATCACATTCAATCCATGTTAGTGTTATATTATGCGCTCCATAGAATGCATTAGTGATTTAGTGTGTATAAGGTTGATGTATCCAACACTGCTTTTTATTGTTGAGCATCTTTTTACTCTTAGCTTGTTTCTAAATTGTGATTCAGAGTTATTGAATTTTGTTAGATTATTGTGAATAAATGAGTTAATTATGATGATTTTAGGAAAAATATTGGAGCAAAGTGTGGCTAATATAGTTGTAGGTAGTGGTGGAGGGAAAGAGGTGTCACAGTATTCAATTGACATcacttaaatataaaaaaaaattgtataagtATTCAAGTGCATCGACTGAGTTGGTTGAATAGTTATATTTTAACCATTATGTCTGTGGTTCAAGCCCCAACAACTGCCTCTATGTTTTTCTTTATTCACACTACTTTTACTCTTCAAAAACCGAAGAAACAATTGACCCTTTTTTTCATTCACCTATTTTATCCTTTCAAGTGAcatcacttattttttttaatataaattatattagtaTCATGTTTAAAGTTTGTTTACTGTGTTTATGTTCAATTTCAGGAATAATAAGTAGTTTCATATTTTAGGGTTAGTGTTTGAACCTAGATTCGAAGTATGAACTAAAATCATTAATAGTGTCTATAAAATTAGGGTTGAATGATTAAATTGGCTAATTAATCctgaattaaaaatattttgttaaccTGATCAATATAATGAGAATGTGAGATTATGAATAACTTGATTTTACGTAGATTTTAGTTAACGTTTTATTAATTTAGTCTATGGAATGAGAATGTGAAAAGTGAATTAATAAGATCAAAATTTAGGGGTGAAAGCTCGgtttttagtttgattttttcataaaaccaaaccaaaccaaaattatttcgtttttatttttctattcaaTCCAAACCAAATTGAAACGCAAACCAAATTAATTCGGTTTAGACTTTTTTAATCCAAtccaaattaaattttcaacttaAAAAAATCTACATcgcaaatatatcaaattagaTTACCAAAATTgtaaaaggaaaaatatttaaaatcatagtaacaacaatgagaatgaaaaaaataaaattttaattattgaattaaggTTTAGTATTGTTATAATGACACTTACGTCTTTTTTGTTAGTATTGCCAATTAAAATCTTCTCATTGTACATTACGTTGCACAAGATTTACTCAATAAGTAGTTTAGCTCAATGTTAAATTGAGCTTCTAATTTAATTCACTTCAGAATTTCGGTTTTTGTTATGCTTAACCTAatccaaataaaaatatttcggTTAAGAAAACTCCAATTTCcaatccaaaaccaaaccaaattatAAAAAGTCTAGATCATATTTCTTATTTGGTTTGGATTTGTTTGGTTTTTTGTCTTTATCCGAATAACTTTCAGCTCTATCAAAATCTGATAGTTGATCAATATAGCAATAAAATTGAGATTGACTAGATCatttttaatcatattattTATCCAAACTTTTATAATTGTGTTCATATAGAATTTAGTAGATTCTCAAAACTCTTTATGATTATTTAAAcgtaaaattttctaatatcttagtttatttttggaatatttttgattagtttagaCCTATAATTATATAGTTTTACACAACAACCCATGCATATATTTCTGTTATGTACTGtgtaattattagaattaggtaatttaattaaattagctTTCCTAAAATCGTCCCGTTAAGTTTGCaatataaataaattcacaCCGTTTTTCGGCGCCGTTGGGGAGGAAGCTAGTACTTAATATTTTGCttaattctttaaattacgtaaTATTGCTTTTGTGTTGTCCCGCTCTCCAGAACGCACGTGTTTGTGTAATATTCCTTAAAACGATGAGTTTCATGTATTGAAGCCACGACTCGCAGGTTTAACGTAAAAAGACTGAAAAGGATAAGTAGACAAGGAGAAGCAATGGCCAACAATACTAACCAATCTTTTGTGTTATATTGATCaggttaacaaaatatatttaattttaataataagaataagaagaTCGGTATATTTATTTATGAACTCTTAAGAATTAGAAACTTTagttattgtttaattttattgacCCAATTATAATATTCTTCTTCtagcaaattaatttttaaattcttgTGAGGGACAATTTCTAATTGGATTgactcaaaaaagaaaatatagagtaagtttttcggtaggcattaaaaatattgtaagtaggcatttagaatattataaatacttaagtacttactcgatggacattaagtatattataagtaggtaataaagatattgtaagtaagcattaaaaatacggtaagtaggttAGTAGACTAAGTTTCtcggtagacattaagaatattataagtaggcattttaagtacttGTTGGGCATTAAGTAAATTGCAATCAGCCATTAAGAATactataaatagacattaatgtGGTGGGCttaagagacgtctctcaggaGACCGACCATTTTTAATTACTATACTACCATAATTATTATCTTCATAATATTGCctaattatatttagtaatgACCAAAAATGTCTTACGAAACAATTTCTTTATCGGAAATTATGTTGTTTAAGATTCAATGACATGATCACTCTCAAAGTAAACTTAGCTTTACACTGGCTTGTTTGATAAATAGtattaaatgatggtaatgatAAAGacttgtagtgtaaatttttatgaaatatattgTTATTCTCATGATAATGAATAGGGATGTTTAATGGGCCGAGCCGAAAACGAGCCtttgtaaatttaaatattataaatgacaatatcaatgaaattattaatattttttcaatctaattattataaatgataatttaattgttataaattgataaatggagattaaaataatttttagtagtaaaaatagattttcctatcaaattatactaatttttttattactattctCAACGATTAATATCTACCACCAAACTCGCCACAAATGTAATCTTATGATATGTATTACTTTTTGATGACTTTTAAGCAGTAAACAGATTTCAtagatattaattattttttttataattatgagTGAAGTGAAAAGAATATTtaagatgataaaaataagttatgaaaaaaaaaatgatgtgtTGTCTATGCccttaaatgaaaaaaatgcaaGCAATGTATTTCCAAGGAACTTATTTATCATAAAAAACAAAgataatattacaaaattttgaTAATTACGGTATGTGCATGTAATAATACATAAATAGTAATGCTTAATTTCTATAAAATTAGTTTaggaatcaattaaaaaaacaaagagtTATACAcccattaattattattattattattattattattattattattattattattattattattattaaatcttCTTGACTCCACTAATTATTAAACTACATTAACTGTGCTTTATTTTTGCTTTCCGCAACCATAATGACGCCAGGATGATCTGTTGATaggaaaaacaataaatttacattaataCTTTCAATAAGGCAAAAACTAATacgtatattttaattttaatgttaacttttaaatttaaaactgTTAATAATATTAGATATACTCCTACTAGCTTTCATACAACTAATATAAATACATGTTCATAGTCTTGTATATATAGTCAGTTTTCTCTCTTTCTTAGTGGTTGTTCAtgatatacaaatatcaatttttctctTGTATATTTTGTAATCTTCTTAATCTCAATaatattgttttcttttcttcctcGTTTGTTATCTTGTTCATATAATGGGTTACACCGCAATCTTCGACATGGTATCAGACGCCTTGACATTATCTTCCATTTCGTTGGTAATCATCATatcctgattttttttttttattatttccttcttcttctttgtCTTCCCCGATCCTctgttccattttttttttttgtttgttttgttctCTCTTTtatcctcttcttgttctttctttgcttTTTCTTTCATCATCTATCATGTCTGCTACTCCAAATCTTTCTAGTAACAAAACCCTTGATCCTATTCAAGATCCAGTTTCACCGTATTATCTTCATCCGAGTGATTCTCAGCTTTTATTGGTTCCGATTCCCTTTAATGGTACTGGATTCAACGATTGGAAACGATCTGTTACAATTACTCTTTCTTCCAAGAATAAACTCGCGTTCGTTAATGGTCAGATCCCACAACCCAATTCTACTGACCCTAATTTCAAATCCTGGGAAAGAATCAATAGTACAATAATTTCTTGGTTTATGAAAGTTCTAGATCCTCAGATTGCTAGAAGCGTTTTGTATTTTCCAACTGCACAAGCTATTTGGCAGAATCTTGAAGAACGATTTGCAATAACTTCTGGAACACAAATCTACTCTCTCACTCAACAACTTTTTGCTATTGACCAAGGTTCCGATTGTCTCTCTACCTACTTCACCAAGATTAAGATGTTATGGGATGAATTTGATGCTTCACATCCTCTACCTACCTGTTCTTGTACCAATTGTACTTGTGGAATCAACAGCAAACTCATACAAATGCGAGAAGAACAAAGATTAATCCTATTTTTAATGAAACTTAATCCTACCTATAAAACCATTCGAGGTAATATACTCATGCAACAACCTCTACCCAGCATTTCTTATGCCTATCGATTAATCATGCAAGAAGAGAAACATTCTGATTTAGCCGCCCACACAAATCCTACTACTTAAAATAAATCTATAACCTCATTAACGAACGCTCAATAAACTTCCGATCGTGGACTCTTGCCAttataatatgatatatataatatgatatataatatatataatatattttttattttgttaaagaacATATCCATTCAAAGATAGAAAAATTTAGAAGGAAAATAATACTCTCAATTTCCACATCTCCTAGACAAACAAACgaaaattttcttaatattctCCCCTTCCTTTTTATTCTAACAGCTAAGctcttgagagaccatctcttttGAGTGACGTATCTCAAGTTcagcccattaaaaattaatatctacttatcgtattcttaatgtctacttacattattcttaacgCTTACTTACTATATCTTTattgcctactttcaatatcttaaatgtctatttacatcatttttaatacctacttattatattttaaaaatatataatgagtcgGTCCAATTAAAAATCGTCTCTCAAAGAAGCcgtctttcacaagaatttgtgtttattcAATGGTTCAAATAGTTCCACCTTTATTTCCTTTTAAAAAAACcgacaaaaaaaacaaaataaaactatttTCGAATGCCCTTATGTCCAAAACAAGATAAATTTTGATTGTAGGACTATTGATGTTATATCTTACCATCTAAAAGACTTTTAAAACTccagaaaactaaaaaaattcattaaacAACTAATGGTAAACCTATGAATATTTAGGaaactgaaaatattaaaattacttCACAACTTTTCACTAAactattatctttttttttttttttaaattatctcAAAAAACTCTTATCTATTAACACatattcttacttgagaccgtcttttgtAAATACAGCTCTTAAAAGTCCAGCCTAAatctaatttatgttaattttaaaaaaaaatagctaCAGAAATCAAAGCACGCGTGTTAAGTGAAATGTGAAAaatcatataatatatttagagttataacatttatttaaggttataacataatacttataacaacatatatttagggattataacttcaaatatattaagttataacccctaataaattatattataaaccCAAATATATGCTAGTATAACACCAAATGTAAtatgttataacttcaaataaatgttgttatcaccccaaatatattatgtgacttttcacattccaCTTGATACGCGCGCTTTGATTTCAATAGcgattttctttttaaactaatataaattagatttgggctgggcttttgagaaccatctttacaaaagacggtctctcaagaaagCACCTAATCTATTAATTGCAGTATCCTAATAAGTCATAATGCTTGTATTGTTGAGGATGTTGGAAGGAGAAAGATCATTTTGGGATTGTAATATGTTGATTAGGTGTCTCAACAATTTAAAGATATTCTTCAAACTTGAGGAAAAGGCGAAAAGGCGTTAATATTATCCTTCTTCTCCATCATTCTTGTTATTCAACCCAATTTACAACCCTAAACATCCAATTTTCTACCTTTCTTTATAATCTCTCTCCCATCTAATTTACAATGATCTTTGAGTATTCGAATTTTTTTATTGCTACCATTTGGAATATTTGTTTATAAAGACATGATTTCTACTACAttctttcattttcattcatacaTTCCTTCTTTCTAAGTCCAATTCCTTATCATTCATCATAATCCATCATACAATCAAGGTTTATTGACATACTTATACATGATCATATAACTTCTTAGCTagaaatatacatatattttttatattttcgagCACCGATTACAGCTACATATTTATTTAGAAGTGGTGCAAAGACATGGGCAACACACAGCTGAAAGAGCAGCAAAGCAATCATATAGCGGCCCCACCAGCTGAATGTAGTCGAACAGGTTGGTCTTTCACAACCTGAAGAACTCCAGGTTGTTCTGTTCACACAACAGAAAAGTCAATTTCATCCTTCCATATACACTACAAAATCTGTAGTTACTTGATGAGGTTCACTTTTTCTATTGAGAAATTGGAGGGAAAATCAGAACTCTTGGTAGAACACACGACAAACACACTATTCCCTCATCGTCAAAGAACAAGAAAACCGAATCATCTTGGAGATCCTTAGCAAGAATATCACACAAAAACGAATGCGAATGAACAAGGGGAACGAAATTTTATCAAAAGGCATTTATAATACTCTAGGAATGTCCAAGAATTGACTAGTGACTACGTGGGGATTTAGTCAGAATTATAACAGCGTTTGTAAGAGGTTTAATTGGGAGAAAAAGGCCAAAGATATAGTTAGAACATCAGGTTTAATCCGTTTATCCACATCTTCAACAACTTTTTTCTATGGCTAATGGCTAAATCCTCGGTTGTTAGCAGAATGTTACCGCTCGCTTAGATAAACTACATAGAGCACATAATTCTAATTCTAAAACCCTTTGAACAAGATATCTCTTCCTCACTCTCCCCCCATATAGACAAGTTAAGTGTGTATTACAACAGACAATCATCAACACTTAGTATTACAACAACGATGCTATCTATACGTTCAGAAgtcaattttataattaaacgaTCACTATTTTACACTACGAGTAATGATAAGAGAAAGAGCAAAGAACTTACTTTCAAGCTCTGAAACTTGCTCAGGAGTCAGCTTGGCAGAGAACCCAGTGGCTGCACTCTTGTAGACGTAAATCAAAGATTCTTTGGCCGCTTCTTCACTGTCAAATAAAGGGATGTATCTAACATGATTAAAAAGCTTCGATCAAACCATTAAAAGCACTCCACTCCAGTTTTGAGACACACCTTTAATCCATTTCATCTAtatcatataataaaaccaaatctaGTTGTAAATCCTGCATCCTTAACAGTGTGTTTGATGCTTAATTAAAGAATAAGAatggaagagaaagagaagagggaCGAAGTCAACTTCCAAATCCCTCGAATTCCCTCCCATTCAATGCCCCTCCCTACTTAAGGAAAATTCACCCCTCCATATCCTATAATTCAATTAAGCTGCAAAGCTGACAATTTGGAACTTAAGTCTTGCTTTTCCATTcaaattcaatcaaaataatCTAATAAAATGTACAACTCCTCTCATCTCACCATAAGACATATCCATATAATTAGGCCATtactctaattgatcactttgaaattataaataatcactttaacacacaCATGGGCCCACTCAATAGAGATAGTCTCCCcaccatctcatttaagaatttgtgtaaaatgTTCATGATCatcataaaaaaacaatttccAAGGTGTACTTTGATGATGAAACTATTACACTCCATTCTTTAGCATATCCTAAATACGATTAATAATCAGCCGATAGCATCATATGTTGCAAAATTAACTATGTGATACCCAGATTGAActttaaaaatgattgataGACTATTCATATCAGCAAGGTGTATCTTCTATTTTAGGGAGCCCATTTACTAAAAACTACAAAGTTAAAAGTTAAACATGCTTGGTAGGGAGGAATCTTAGGATGACTAATCTCATGGAAAGTTTTTTCGAGTATACACGAGCAAGGTCAAGGTGCGCTGAATAGACTTGTGTTGATATGTGGACCATTCTACAGTCTCCATGGATAGTCACCTATGGTTTGATGGGTCGAcatgttacaaatggtatcagaaaAGATCCTGAAACTAAGGTCCAACGAGCACTTCCTAAGTGGGGAggaatcttaggatgggtgacctgcttgtgttggtctgtgggcTAATCTGCACTCTGGGTCAATCTAAATTAACacatcattattaaaatttaacttcattaaaaataaatcgAAAGATCAAATGATTAGGATAAATCATTAgaaatacaatattttttaaaaacccGCAATTTGTGGTAATTTGCTTTGCTAATCATTACAAAACAAGCCCAAAGGGTCTCAACTCACTCAAAGAATAAAGCCTAATCCTCAAAGCAAAAATACCAAAATCGAAATgtccaaataaaaattttacaaaccCATATGACAAATCAAGTAATTAGCCATGATGCGAAATTCCCAGAAAAAAATTTTACCAACGCAGATGAGAAATCAAAATCGAAATACCCAGATAAAAATTTTTACAAACCGAGATAAGAATCATGTAATTAACCATACAtcgaaaaacccataaaaatttgACAAACGCAGATGAGAAATCAAGTAATTAGCCATTAATCGAAATACCCAGACAACAATTTTACAAACCCATATGAGAAATGAAGTAAATAGCCATGAATCGAAAAACCCagataaaaaatttacaaaccCAGATGCCAAATCAAGTAATTAGCCATGAACAAAGAAATcgtaatgaaaaaaaaaatacctgcCAAGAACAGAAGAAAGGGTCTGAAGATGGAAGGCTTCATGATCGACGCCTTCTGTAGGCTGTTCTGTATGGACGATGTAAAGAGCAGATGATGAAGGTTGGTTTTCAGCCATTGTCAAGATCGAAAATTTTGAGTATAAAATTGATGTAATTGAAAAATTGAAGAACAGAAAGAAGATTATGGTGATAAATGATTTTGTTTGAAGCATCATTATATTTATATAGGATATAGGAATAATAGTGGTACGTATCGTATAATTTTCTAATGTCCTCGCACACGTTTAATAGCATAGAGTTTTTTGACAGCGAGTGAATTTTTGAGTTAAGATTAAACACATCGCTCAAAATGTGTTGGTGTTGCGCACATTCCGTGTTGCGCACATTCCGTGTTGCGCACATGGTGTAAGGAATGGTAATGAGTCGGTTTTCGGCTGGataaaattttcacaaatttttgtatgataTGCCTAATCGTGAGATAATTGTGAGATATTTTTCATATATGAGTTGAATAGTCTAATTAATATAACTATTAGCATATaagctttttgttttgaggttgtctcaccgagagacgttctctcacaaaaatagctTATTAATTTTTGGTGGACTTAAACTTGAGCTTTTTGGTTAGAAAATTTTGAATCCTAACTTGCTGATGGGTTTATGGTCTATTATGAGTTCTAAGTGaatcttaatttaattatgtttattttttatttttacattttaaaagttttagtaTATAGTTTATAATGAGtccaaataaattataaatatattttaaatgagttttaaaaaattattaggaTGAATCTAGTAGATATGAGAAATGTATGATAAGTCTAAAGTGAATAAATATCTTAAATGGGTCTAGAAAATGGATTTGATTGTCCGAGGATCCTAGACTTAGACCTAGTATCACTTTTTTAAATTCTGACTGGAGcttaaactttttaattttaaaaattttacctagaatttaaaattaagatcAGATCTACAACGAATCTAATAGGATCTAAACCCATAATTATTCCTAATAATATACTTGGTGCATGCTGCACGGCACAAACTTAGGTCATTCTATGTACACTCTATTCCATTAATTTTGCCCCaaaatgataattgataataaaaattaaaaatagtgaATAACGTGATATTCtatggaaaaatgaaaaaaatatgttaataagatgaaaaataaattaaatgtgtaaatgaaaataaaaaaatgagtatGGATCATAGAGTCATGAtcaaacataaaattaaaacaaattcgATGGAAATAAACTACAAAGAAAAGTAAGacaaattttgtatatatacaaAACAATGTCACAGTTTTActattaacacaaattcttgtatgagacagtctcatcgTGAGAGAAGTCTCATACTTGAGttaaataatccaattataaaaatttctagcttatgagaTTCTTGTTTTCGAGCCGTTTCACAGTGAGATGGTTTCATAGAAGATGGGCTGTAATATTAATGATACAAGGTCGCTCATTTGTACATCTATACATGTATAACATAGGCAAAACCAACACTTTCAAAGCATGACACACTTAATTTTGTAAGATCAGTCTGATCTTTGAGTTGCTTCAGTGCGATGTTCCTGAGCTGTAATTCCAACCCATAAGTTGTTCATATAATGCAATTGGTTAAAATCTGGGGATTTCAAAGATATCCTATAAAGCTCTCTCAGTTTCTCGGCATCGCCACACTTCTTTGATGATGAAGTTCCCAGTGATGAACATacatttgttttgtttgaatccGCTGATAGAGAAGAAGCCAACATCTTCTTCAATATCGTCTGTAACTGTATCCAGAATTTAGTACAAGCATTAACAGTTCCATTTGCGGAGGAACCCGAATTCAACAGCTCTGAGACATGGCGAGCTTCAAGCAAACAACTCAAAGCAGTCTCGAGCATCTGCAAATAACTAGCGGTGTCAGGTGGTAGATTGATCGAAATACACGTTAAATTATAACTAGCAGTAGTTGTTTGAAAAGAAACCGAGTAGTTTTTATTATCCAGgatagtgtaacataattcactAGCTAATTCGCTTCTTGAATTTGCAATTCACTCCCTtttgcccaagaatagcccaGAGCCAACTATAATTCGTTTTTTTTTATTCGCGATTCGCGAGAAGATTAGCAAATCATGCGACACTGATCCAAGACATTGTCATGACTGTTTAAATCTCCTTGGTGGTCTACCAAAAGTATAAGGGCCAAGTCACTTCCTAAATTCCTTGCTGCGTGTATCACTTGGAAGGGGGGATCTCGGGCTCAGGATTCAGGCCTCGAGGAATGAAGAAATTAGTATCTCGGGGAAGGACCGATGGAATTTGTTCCAAATAACGGGAAAACTCTTATATTCATTTTCCGATAGGTATCTTAAAACCCAACTCAGTAATCAATGGCGTTAAAGATATTCACCAAATGAATAACTAAAATAAACACACGTCTAGCACCAACGGAAAGAAAACATTTAAGCATTGTGTGTTTCCGTGATAAATGCAAATACATAGTAAAGACcaatgttactcggactcttcattttacttcaCGTACATGTGTCCGAtacttgatgctcggacattggtatggcacttagttCATTTTAGGCgtgaaattgaatatttagacatatCCGACACTTGGATACGTACAAGTATCCGACATCAGtatccgagtccaagtaacataggtaaAGACTATGAAGAACCAATCATACGGAAAGGAACTTACCAAGTGTGAGTTATAAACGTTATAAAGACTTGATAAGAGAGCAGCTCTCTCTATTAAAATTGATAGATACATGGTGGGATGCGTTTTTGCCGTGTAGAAATCAATTGCCTTCTGCCAGTTCGTCTC
This genomic window contains:
- the LOC130810450 gene encoding subtilisin-like protease SBT3.16 isoform X3, giving the protein MMLQTKSFITIIFFLFFNFSITSILYSKFSILTMAENQPSSSALYIVHTEQPTEGVDHEAFHLQTLSSVLGSEEAAKESLIYVYKSAATGFSAKLTPEQVSELESRETIGTLVNSKKLLSERVDLCSRSYCKSFFKILPNSLCSWKIQNASSNLRI
- the LOC130810450 gene encoding subtilisin-like protease SBT1.9 isoform X4, whose protein sequence is MMLQTKSFITIIFFLFFNFSITSILYSKFSILTMAENQPSSSALYIVHTEQPTEGVDHEAFHLQTLSSVLGSEEAAKESLIYVYKSAATGFSAKLTPEQVSELEKQPGVLQVVKDQPVRLHSAGGAAI
- the LOC130810450 gene encoding subtilisin-like protease SBT3.16 isoform X5 encodes the protein MMLQTKSFITIIFFLFFNFSITSILYSKFSILTMAENQPSSSALYIVHTEQPTEGVDHEAFHLQTLSSVLGSEEAAKESLIYVYKSAATGFSAKLTPEQVSELENHPGVIMVAESKNKAQLM
- the LOC130810450 gene encoding subtilisin-like protease 4 isoform X6; this encodes MMLQTKSFITIIFFLFFNFSITSILYSKFSILTMAENQPSSSALYIVHTEQPTEGVDHEAFHLQTLSSVLGSEEAAKESLIYVYKSAATGFSAKLTPEQVSELERSPR
- the LOC130810450 gene encoding subtilisin-like protease SBT5.6 isoform X1, yielding MMLQTKSFITIIFFLFFNFSITSILYSKFSILTMAENQPSSSALYIVHTEQPTEGVDHEAFHLQTLSSVLGSEEAAKESLIYVYKSAATGFSAKLTPEQVSELEKIQTQNALNMVNVGLSKQDAVVFLSVQVYKLAIYYFLLIYSLLSRDGSSSSRPSRP
- the LOC130810450 gene encoding subtilisin-like protease 4 isoform X2 — its product is MMLQTKSFITIIFFLFFNFSITSILYSKFSILTMAENQPSSSALYIVHTEQPTEGVDHEAFHLQTLSSVLGSEEAAKESLIYVYKSAATGFSAKLTPEQVSELEIGRETIGTLVNSKKLLSERVDLCSRSYCKSFFKILPNSLCSWKIQNASSNLRI